GGTGGCGGCGCTGCGGCTGCCCGGCGAGCCGGGCGCCGGGCGTCCCGGCGAGGTCGACATCCAGGTCCGCCCCGAGCACCGGCGCCGCGGCCTCGGCGGCCGGCTCCTGGCCGCGGCCGCGGAGGGCCTGCGCGCCGACGGCCGCTCCAGCGTGATCGCCCAGGTTCTCGCGGGCACCCCGGCCGTCCCGTTCCTGGAGTCGCACGGCTTCGAGTGCGTGCTGACCCTGCGCGGCATGCTGCTGCGGCTGGACGACGTCCCCGCCGAGCGCGTGGCGCGGCTGCTGGCCGAGTCGCCCGCCGGGTACCGGCTCGTGCGCTGGCGGGGCGTGGTGCCGGACGAGCACGCCGACGCCCTGGCCCGCGCCAAGCACGCCATGGCCGATTTCGCCGAGTACGAGGGGACGCCCTGGGACGCGCTCCGCGTCCGCGAGATGGCCGAGATCGTCGCCAAGCGCGGCGACGACCTCTACACGGTGGCGGCGCTGTCCGGAGGCGTGATCGCCGGGTTCACCGAGGTCGTGGTGCCGGCGGGGTGCGCCGGGCGCGCGGCGCAGTACGACACGGCGGTGCTGCCCGAGCACCGCGGCAGGCGGCTCGGCATCTGGGTGAAGGCGGCGATGCTGCGCTGGCTGGGGGAGGAGTGCCCCGGCGTCCGGGAAATCGAAACGGACAATTCCGGCGACAACGCCCACATGCTCGCCGTGAACGAGGAGCTCGGCTTCCGCCTGGAGCGCGAGTCCCTGGAGTACCAGGCCGCCGTGTCGGCTCTCCCCGCCTCCGGTCGCTGACCGGAAAACACGTTGCCCCCGCGGCCCGCCGCTGGGCATTCTCATGGAGGTCTTCCGGGAAATGCCCGGAAGGCGGAGAATTGCCGAAGCATTTCCTTGTAGTTCAACGGCAGAACGCCGCACTGTTAATGCGGATATCCAGGTTCGAATCCTGGCGGGGGAGCGGCACGGGCTAGGGAGGTGACCCGGTGAACGTGCTCGTCCTGAACGCGTCGTACGAACCCATGCAGAGGGTCGATCTGCGGCACGCCATCCGCATGCTGGTGCGCGAGGTGGCCGTGGTTGAGGAGGCGGAGGAGGGGCGCACCTTCGGCAGCTTCCCGGTCCCGCGGGTCCTGCGGCTCGTCCGCTACGTCGCGATGCGCTGGAGGCACGGCAGGCGCCCGCCGTGGAGCAAGCGCGGCGTGTACCTGCGCGACGGGGGCCGCTGCCTCTACTGCGGGAAGCGCGGCAACACGATCGACCACGTCCACCCGCAGTCCCGCGGCGGC
The sequence above is a segment of the Actinomadura coerulea genome. Coding sequences within it:
- a CDS encoding GNAT family N-acetyltransferase; the protein is MDVIALDDPTDAQIREWHSVLAAVHAAEPDGEPAPDPERTARLLLGAEAGARQRLWAAAAGGPGAGGALVAVAALRLPGEPGAGRPGEVDIQVRPEHRRRGLGGRLLAAAAEGLRADGRSSVIAQVLAGTPAVPFLESHGFECVLTLRGMLLRLDDVPAERVARLLAESPAGYRLVRWRGVVPDEHADALARAKHAMADFAEYEGTPWDALRVREMAEIVAKRGDDLYTVAALSGGVIAGFTEVVVPAGCAGRAAQYDTAVLPEHRGRRLGIWVKAAMLRWLGEECPGVREIETDNSGDNAHMLAVNEELGFRLERESLEYQAAVSALPASGR
- a CDS encoding HNH endonuclease; the protein is MNVLVLNASYEPMQRVDLRHAIRMLVREVAVVEEAEEGRTFGSFPVPRVLRLVRYVAMRWRHGRRPPWSKRGVYLRDGGRCLYCGKRGNTIDHVHPQSRGGADTWENTVLACGRCNNRKGDRTLAEAGLRLPSPPRVPRWEELVGT